One Salminus brasiliensis chromosome 5, fSalBra1.hap2, whole genome shotgun sequence DNA segment encodes these proteins:
- the klhl38b gene encoding kelch-like protein 38, producing the protein MCYKVAETSIEGPLTEVLHYKDQELMETLPLQLNSLRKEQILTDVVLCSDGKEIPCHRNVLVSSSPYFYAMFCSNFRESQQAHVDVQGVPYDILNSIVDYVYTGSISITMELVLPLMQAAAMLQYARLFEACSTFLQAQLSPDNCLSMIRLSEILHCVSLQDKAREVAVRSFSDVVSSEDFCELSLHELVGYLEDDQLCAEEEQVFEILLAWIHHDPFARRGTIHDLFRRVRLRHIHPSYLFQFIANDPLVQSSSLCTEIIESVRRLLFSVGSYCPGDLQPLWATPRRHTCKEALVVVGGRKNNERTSREALLFDDQAQSWQWLAKLPVRLYRASYVCMHSILYVLGGLTMRAGGGTVPSTTVYTLSLKTNQWRTAEPMPTPRFAHQSISYLHFIFVLGGITGDGQISNGVERYNTMFNQWELMAAMPTAVQHPAVAAHDQRIYVFGGEDAMQNPVRIIQVYHIGRNLWCTMENRMVKNVCAPASVVDSKIYIIGGYTRRMVAYDIKANKFLKCKNMKERRMHHSATVINNKIYVTGGRYINSQDIIEDSDSFDCYNPETDTWTSKGTLPFKLFDHGAVPLVCVSDKPFPT; encoded by the exons ATGTGCTACAAGGTGGCTGAGACCAG CATAGAGGGACCTTTAACAGAGGTCCTTCACTACAAAGACCAGGAGCTGATGGAAACCCTGCCCTTACAGCTGAACAGCTTGAGGAAGGAGCAGATCCTTACAGATGTTGTCCTTTGTTCAGATGGCAAGGAGATTCCCTGCCACCGGAATGTTTTGGTGTCCAGCAGCCCTTACTTCTACGCTATGTTCTGCAGCAACTTTCGGGAGAGCCAGCAGGCCCATGTGGATGTGCAGGGAGTTCCCTATGACATCTTGAATAGCATTGTGGACTACGTTTACACGGGAAGCATCAGCATCACAATGGAGCTGGTTCTCCCTCTGATGCAAGCCGCTGCTATGCTACAGTACGCCCGACTTTTCGAAGCCTGCTCAACCTTCCTTCAGGCCCAGCTCAGCCCGGACAACTGCCTGAGCATGATCCGCCTCTCCGAGATCCTGCACTGTGTCAGTCTGCAGGACAAAGCCCGAGAGGTGGCTGTGAGAAGCTTCTCGGACGTTGTGTCTTCTGAGGACTTCTGTGAGCTGTCCCTGCATGAGCTGGTGGGCTACCTGGAGGATGACCAACTGTGTGCAGAGGAGGAGCAGGTGTTCGAGATCCTCCTGGCCTGGATTCATCATGACCCATTTGCCCGCCGTGGTACCATCCATGATCTGTTTCGACGGGTGAGACTGCgacacatccatccatcctaccTCTTCCAGTTTATCGCCAACGACCCACTGGTGCAGTCCTCCTCCCTGTGTACTGAGATCATTGAATCAGTTCGACGTCTCCTGTTCTCTGTTGGTTCCTATTGCCCAGGGGATCTGCAGCCACTTTGGGCAACTCCACGGCGCCATACCTGCAAAGAAGCTCTAGTGGTCGTGGGTGGTCGGAAGAACAATGAGCGCACATCACGCGAGGCACTGCTCTTCGATGACCAGGCACAAAGCTGGCAGTGGCTAGCTAAGCTCCCTGTACGGCTCTACCGGGCCTCCTACGTCTGCATGCACAGTATCCTCTACGTTTTAGGAGGCCTGACCATGAGAGCAGGAGGGGGTACTGTGCCTAGCACCACAGTATACACTCTCTCCCTCAAAACTAACCAGTGGAGAACGGCAGAACCCATGCCAACTCCTCGATTTGCCCATCAGAGCATCTCCTACCTGCATTTTATCTTCGTCCTTGGTGGGATTACAGGTGACGGACAAATCTCCAATGGGGTTGAGAGATACAACACCATGTTCAACCAGTGGGAGCTCATGGCTGCAATGCCAACCGCAGTCCAGCACCCTGCTGTTGCAGCACATGACCAGAGAATCTATGTGTTTGGTGGTGAAGATGCCATGCAAAACCCGGTACGAATAATACAG GTATACCACATTGGAAGGAACCTCTGGTGCACAATGGAGAACAGGATGGTGAAGAATGTGTGTGCCCCTGCTTCAGTTGTTGACAGCAAAATCTACATCATTGGAG GTTACACAAGAAGAATGGTGGCCTACGACATCAAGGCAAACAAATTTCTTAAATGCAAGAATATGAAAGAGAGGAGAATGCACCACTCAGCCACCGTCATCAACAACAAGATCTATGTCACTGGAGGCCGCTACATCAATAGTCAAGATATTATTGAGGACTCGGACAGCTTTGACTGCTACAACCCAGAGACAGATACGTGGACATCGAAGGGCACTCTTCCATTCAAGCTGTTTGACCACGGTGCCGTTCCTTTGGTGTGTGTCTCTGACAAGCCTTTTCCCACATGA